From one Formosa sediminum genomic stretch:
- a CDS encoding Y-family DNA polymerase, whose protein sequence is MYALVDCNNFYASCERVFNPDLRGKPIAILSNNDGCVIARSDEAKALQLPMGAPAFKYEAFFKENHVHVFSSNYPLYGDMSSRVMRILEQFTPDVEVYSIDEAFLEFKGFKDFDFVTYGQDIRTRILKWTGIPTCVGIAPTKALSKVANKIARKFPEYTKGVFLIDSEASRIKALKWFKIEDVWGIGRRLAQRLKRINCHTAFDFTQLSDAFIRKEFSIVEWRLKQDLLGNPTLSLEEPSPKKSIATTRSFEGTYADIDNITERISTFATSCAEKLRKQKSSCHMIIVHLSSDRHKKDQAREYGSTMVTLPYPTDSSLLISTQAISAAKQLFKSGVKYKRAGVVVTGLVPNDAFQLDLFTSENPKHKPLMRVIDALNTKYKGHTIKLGSQDLTRTWKMKQNRLSPKYTTNINDIIIVK, encoded by the coding sequence ATGTATGCTTTAGTTGATTGTAATAATTTTTATGCCTCCTGCGAGCGGGTTTTTAATCCAGATTTAAGAGGTAAGCCCATAGCTATTTTATCAAATAACGATGGGTGTGTTATTGCGCGTAGCGACGAAGCTAAAGCATTACAGTTGCCTATGGGAGCTCCTGCATTTAAGTATGAGGCCTTTTTTAAGGAAAACCACGTTCATGTGTTTTCTTCTAACTATCCATTATACGGCGATATGAGTTCTCGCGTTATGCGTATTTTAGAACAGTTTACGCCAGATGTAGAGGTGTATAGTATAGATGAAGCTTTTTTAGAGTTTAAAGGTTTTAAAGATTTTGATTTTGTAACTTACGGACAGGATATACGAACACGAATTTTAAAATGGACAGGTATTCCTACGTGTGTTGGAATTGCGCCAACTAAAGCACTCTCTAAAGTTGCGAATAAAATTGCACGTAAATTCCCAGAATATACCAAAGGTGTTTTTTTAATAGATTCTGAAGCTTCTAGAATTAAAGCTTTAAAATGGTTTAAAATAGAAGATGTTTGGGGAATAGGCAGACGTTTAGCACAACGATTAAAACGTATTAATTGTCATACTGCGTTTGATTTTACTCAACTATCCGATGCATTTATCAGAAAAGAGTTTTCTATTGTAGAGTGGCGTTTAAAACAAGATTTGTTAGGCAACCCGACACTTAGTTTAGAGGAACCTTCTCCTAAAAAGTCTATTGCAACAACAAGAAGTTTTGAAGGTACGTATGCCGATATAGATAATATTACCGAACGGATTTCTACATTTGCTACAAGTTGTGCCGAGAAATTGCGGAAACAGAAAAGCAGTTGTCATATGATTATTGTACATTTAAGCAGTGACCGACATAAAAAAGATCAAGCGCGTGAGTATGGGAGTACAATGGTTACATTGCCATATCCTACAGACTCATCTTTACTTATTAGTACACAAGCTATAAGTGCAGCTAAACAGTTATTTAAATCTGGAGTTAAATATAAACGTGCTGGAGTTGTGGTTACTGGATTGGTGCCTAATGATGCTTTTCAATTGGATTTATTTACTTCAGAAAACCCAAAACACAAGCCTTTAATGCGTGTTATAGACGCCTTAAATACGAAGTATAAAGGGCATACAATTAAATTAGGTAGTCAGGATTTAACACGTACATGGAAGATGAAACAAAACCGTTTGTCTCCAAAATATACAACCAATATTAATGATATTATTATTGTAAAATGA
- a CDS encoding LexA family protein, which produces MMLHKSQNLTFFTPEIVPDSGAVFVDSGISAGFPSPADDFKEERLSLDAELVKNKEATFFARVSGQSMIGAGLDDNDLLVIDRSLSATHNKIAVCFLDGEFTVKRLKVDGDEIWLLPENPKYQPIQITDANDFVIWGIVTNVIKRV; this is translated from the coding sequence ATGATGTTACATAAAAGTCAAAATTTAACCTTTTTTACACCAGAAATAGTTCCCGATTCTGGAGCTGTTTTTGTAGATTCAGGTATATCTGCAGGTTTTCCTTCGCCAGCCGACGATTTTAAAGAAGAACGCTTATCCTTAGATGCAGAGTTAGTAAAAAACAAAGAAGCAACATTTTTTGCACGGGTTAGCGGACAATCTATGATAGGAGCAGGCTTAGACGATAATGATTTGTTAGTTATAGATAGAAGCTTATCTGCAACTCATAATAAAATTGCGGTCTGTTTTTTAGATGGCGAATTTACTGTAAAACGATTAAAAGTTGATGGCGATGAAATTTGGTTGTTACCTGAAAATCCAAAATACCAACCTATACAAATTACAGATGCTAACGATTTTGTGATTTGGGGGATTGTAACTAATGTGATTAAACGCGTGTAG
- a CDS encoding FoF1 ATP synthase subunit delta/epsilon, translating into MYLEIVSPEATLFSSEVDAVTVPGADGEFEMLNHHAAIVSLLTAGTIKIKVHTQQHLVYDELHPEVTPHLSDNKVLTLNIKSGTLESKDNKIIILAD; encoded by the coding sequence ATGTATTTAGAAATTGTATCGCCAGAAGCCACTTTATTTAGTTCGGAAGTAGATGCCGTTACTGTACCTGGTGCCGATGGCGAATTTGAAATGCTTAATCATCACGCCGCTATAGTATCACTGTTAACAGCAGGAACTATAAAAATCAAAGTACATACGCAACAACATTTAGTGTACGATGAATTACATCCTGAAGTAACACCACATCTTTCTGATAATAAAGTTTTAACTTTAAATATTAAATCTGGTACTTTAGAATCTAAAGACAATAAAATTATAATATTAGCAGATTAA
- the atpD gene encoding F0F1 ATP synthase subunit beta, which produces MSKVTGKVAQIVGPVIDVVFDSEGELPKIYDSLEITRPDGTLLVLEVQSHIGEDTVRTIAMDSSDGLSRGAEVVATGSPIQMPIGGDVYGRLFNVIGDAIDGLGNLPKTGESGLPIHRQAPKFEELSTSTEVLFTGIKVIDLIEPYAKGGKIGLFGGAGVGKTVLIQELINNIAKGHGGLSVFAGVGERTREGNDLLREMLESGIIKYGDDFMHSMEDGGWDLSKVDKNLMKESKATFVFGQMNEPPGARARVALSGLSIAEYFRDGAGDGQGKDVLFFVDNIFRFTQAGSEVSALLGRMPSAVGYQPTLATEMGAMQERITSTKKGSITSVQAVYVPADDLTDPAPATTFAHLDATTVLSRKIAELGIYPAVDPLDSTSRILTADILGKDHYECAQNVKELLQRYKELQDIIAILGMEELSEEDKLAVGRARRVQRFLSQPFHVAEQFTGIPGVLVDIKETIKGFNMIMAGELDHLPEAAFNLKGSIEEAIETGEKMLAEA; this is translated from the coding sequence ATGTCAAAAGTTACAGGTAAAGTTGCACAAATCGTTGGTCCCGTTATCGATGTTGTATTCGACTCAGAAGGAGAACTTCCAAAAATTTACGATTCATTAGAAATTACAAGACCTGATGGTACACTTCTAGTCTTAGAAGTACAATCTCATATAGGTGAAGATACCGTTCGTACTATAGCGATGGACTCTTCAGATGGATTAAGTAGAGGTGCAGAAGTAGTTGCAACAGGGTCTCCAATACAAATGCCAATTGGTGGAGATGTATATGGTAGACTTTTCAATGTAATTGGAGATGCTATTGATGGTTTAGGAAACTTGCCAAAAACTGGTGAATCTGGATTACCAATTCACAGACAAGCACCAAAATTCGAAGAATTATCAACGTCTACGGAAGTTTTATTTACAGGTATTAAAGTAATCGACTTAATTGAGCCTTACGCAAAAGGAGGTAAAATTGGTTTATTTGGTGGTGCAGGTGTTGGTAAAACAGTATTAATCCAAGAGTTAATTAACAATATTGCAAAAGGTCACGGTGGACTTTCAGTATTTGCTGGAGTTGGAGAACGTACTCGTGAAGGGAATGACCTTTTAAGAGAAATGTTAGAATCTGGTATTATTAAATACGGAGACGACTTTATGCACTCTATGGAAGATGGCGGATGGGATTTATCTAAAGTAGATAAAAACCTTATGAAAGAATCTAAAGCAACTTTCGTATTTGGACAAATGAACGAACCACCGGGAGCACGTGCGCGTGTAGCCTTATCTGGTTTATCTATTGCTGAATATTTCCGTGATGGAGCTGGAGATGGACAAGGAAAAGATGTACTTTTCTTCGTAGATAACATTTTCCGTTTTACACAAGCTGGTTCAGAGGTATCTGCATTATTAGGTCGTATGCCTTCTGCCGTTGGTTATCAACCAACATTAGCTACAGAAATGGGAGCTATGCAAGAGCGTATTACATCAACTAAAAAAGGTTCTATTACATCTGTACAAGCGGTTTACGTACCTGCAGATGATTTAACAGATCCTGCTCCTGCAACAACGTTTGCTCACTTAGATGCAACAACTGTATTATCTCGTAAAATTGCTGAGCTTGGTATTTACCCTGCGGTAGATCCATTAGATTCTACATCTAGAATTTTAACGGCAGATATTTTAGGAAAAGATCACTATGAGTGTGCTCAAAATGTAAAAGAGTTATTACAACGCTATAAAGAATTACAAGATATTATTGCAATTTTAGGAATGGAAGAATTATCTGAAGAAGATAAATTAGCCGTAGGTAGAGCAAGACGTGTACAACGTTTCTTATCTCAACCTTTCCACGTTGCAGAACAATTTACTGGTATCCCTGGAGTTTTAGTAGATATTAAAGAAACAATTAAAGGATTTAATATGATTATGGCTGGTGAATTAGATCACTTACCAGAAGCAGCTTTTAACCTTAAAGGTTCTATTGAAGAAGCTATCGAGACTGGAGAAAAAATGTTAGCAGAAGCATAA
- the glmS gene encoding glutamine--fructose-6-phosphate transaminase (isomerizing): MCGIVGYIGYREAYPIVINGLKRLEYRGYDSAGIAIYDGNDLKVCKTKGKVSDLETRVEKEILTKGTVAIGHTRWATHGVPNDINSHPHYSNSGNLVIIHNGIIENYESLKKELITRGYSFKSDTDTEVLINLIEDVMKKEHTLKLGKAVQIALNQVIGAYAIAVFDKNKPDEIVAARLGSPLAIGVGKNEFFIASDASPFLEFTKNAIYLEDEEMAIIRLGKQIKVRKIKDDSMVAPYVQELQLNLEQIEKGGYEHFMLKEIYEQPNAILDTFRGRLLAKEAIIKMAGIEDNMKKFLNADRIIIVACGTSWHAGLVSEYIFEDLARIPVEVEYASEFRYRNPIITEKDIVIAISQSGETADTLAAIKLAKSKGAFVFGVCNVVGSSIARESDAGAYTHAGPEIGVASTKAFTTQITVLTLMALRLARAKGTISSSDFRHHLIELELIPDKVKKALESDAYVNSVADIYKDAKNCLYLGRGFNFPVALEGALKLKEISYIHAEGYPAAEMKHGPIALIDEQMPVIVIATKKGHYEKVVSNIQEIKSRKGKIIGIVTEGDESVKNLADHVIEVPESSEFLTPLLTTIPLQLLSYHIAVKLGKNVDQPRNLAKSVTVE; this comes from the coding sequence ATGTGTGGCATTGTAGGATATATAGGCTACAGGGAAGCTTACCCAATTGTAATTAACGGACTTAAACGTTTAGAATATCGTGGTTATGATAGCGCAGGAATTGCGATATACGACGGAAACGATTTAAAAGTTTGCAAAACAAAAGGTAAGGTTTCAGACCTAGAGACGCGTGTTGAAAAAGAAATTCTAACAAAAGGCACTGTTGCTATCGGACATACACGTTGGGCAACACATGGTGTACCGAACGATATAAACTCGCATCCGCATTATTCTAATTCTGGAAATTTAGTAATTATTCACAACGGAATTATTGAAAATTACGAATCTCTAAAAAAAGAACTTATAACAAGAGGATATTCATTTAAATCAGATACAGACACAGAAGTGTTAATTAACCTGATTGAAGATGTTATGAAAAAAGAACACACCCTAAAATTAGGCAAAGCAGTACAAATTGCACTTAACCAAGTAATTGGCGCCTATGCAATTGCTGTGTTCGATAAAAATAAACCAGACGAAATTGTAGCTGCAAGACTAGGTAGCCCATTAGCTATTGGTGTTGGTAAAAACGAATTTTTTATTGCCAGCGACGCTTCTCCTTTTTTAGAATTTACTAAAAACGCAATTTATTTAGAAGATGAAGAAATGGCTATTATTCGTTTAGGCAAACAAATAAAAGTTAGAAAAATTAAAGACGATTCAATGGTCGCTCCCTATGTTCAAGAACTCCAATTAAACCTTGAGCAAATTGAAAAAGGAGGCTATGAGCATTTTATGTTAAAAGAAATATACGAGCAACCAAATGCAATTTTAGATACGTTTAGAGGCCGATTATTAGCTAAAGAAGCAATAATTAAAATGGCTGGTATTGAGGATAATATGAAAAAGTTCTTAAATGCAGACCGTATTATAATTGTTGCATGTGGGACTTCTTGGCATGCTGGATTAGTATCTGAATATATTTTTGAAGACCTAGCGCGTATTCCTGTTGAAGTTGAATATGCTTCAGAATTTAGATATAGAAATCCAATAATTACAGAAAAAGACATTGTTATTGCCATTTCACAATCTGGTGAAACAGCAGATACTTTAGCCGCTATTAAATTAGCAAAATCTAAAGGCGCATTTGTTTTTGGAGTATGTAACGTTGTTGGATCTTCTATTGCAAGAGAATCTGATGCTGGTGCTTACACGCATGCTGGTCCAGAAATAGGAGTTGCTTCAACAAAAGCGTTTACAACTCAAATTACGGTTTTAACCCTAATGGCCCTAAGACTTGCGAGAGCCAAAGGCACTATTTCTAGTTCAGATTTCCGTCATCATTTAATAGAATTAGAACTTATTCCTGACAAAGTAAAAAAAGCATTAGAATCTGATGCTTACGTGAACAGCGTTGCAGACATTTATAAAGATGCTAAAAATTGTTTATACTTAGGCCGTGGATTTAATTTCCCTGTTGCTCTAGAAGGCGCCTTAAAATTAAAAGAGATTTCTTACATACATGCAGAAGGTTATCCTGCTGCAGAAATGAAACACGGACCAATAGCCTTAATTGACGAGCAAATGCCAGTAATTGTAATTGCTACTAAAAAGGGACATTACGAAAAAGTAGTAAGCAATATACAGGAAATAAAATCTAGAAAAGGTAAAATTATTGGTATTGTAACAGAAGGAGACGAAAGTGTAAAAAATCTAGCAGATCATGTTATTGAAGTTCCAGAATCTTCAGAATTTTTAACACCACTGTTAACTACTATTCCGCTTCAATTATTATCTTATCATATTGCCGTAAAATTAGGCAAAAACGTAGATCAACCTCGTAACTTAGCAAAATCGGTTACGGTGGAATAA